In Saprospiraceae bacterium, a genomic segment contains:
- a CDS encoding acetyl-CoA carboxylase carboxyltransferase subunit beta codes for MGWFKRLKEGISTATKGKKETPDGIWFKCPECSEMTTTKLLKESLYKCPKCNYHTRISSEKYFEIIYDGDYVELFDNLESSDFLNFTDLQSYSKRLEEAKKNSGFDDSISVAVGKVNKRELVTAAMDFTFIGGSMGSVMGEKISRAIDFCIEHRVPFMIISKSGGARMMESAFSLMQMAKSSAKLTLLAKHKIPYFSFLTDPTTGGVTASFAMLGDINFSEPNALIGFAGPRVVKETIKRDLPEGFQRSEFLLENGFLDFIIDRKDLKNTLSDLIELTFPNAVEE; via the coding sequence ATGGGTTGGTTTAAGCGACTCAAGGAAGGTATTTCAACAGCGACGAAGGGAAAAAAGGAAACACCCGATGGCATTTGGTTCAAGTGTCCGGAATGTTCTGAAATGACAACTACAAAGTTGTTGAAGGAATCCCTATACAAATGTCCGAAGTGCAATTATCATACCCGGATAAGCTCTGAAAAATATTTTGAAATTATCTATGATGGAGATTATGTAGAACTTTTTGATAATCTCGAATCCAGCGACTTTTTAAACTTTACAGACTTACAGTCCTATTCTAAAAGACTGGAAGAAGCCAAAAAAAATTCTGGATTTGATGACAGCATTTCTGTTGCAGTCGGCAAGGTCAATAAAAGGGAATTGGTTACAGCAGCTATGGATTTTACATTCATTGGGGGTTCTATGGGATCTGTAATGGGCGAAAAAATTAGCAGGGCTATTGATTTTTGTATTGAACATCGAGTTCCATTTATGATTATTTCAAAGTCTGGTGGAGCCAGAATGATGGAATCTGCTTTTTCATTGATGCAGATGGCGAAATCGTCAGCCAAGTTGACATTGCTTGCCAAACATAAAATACCCTATTTCTCCTTTCTTACTGACCCAACAACTGGTGGCGTGACTGCTTCTTTTGCAATGTTGGGAGATATTAATTTTTCGGAGCCAAATGCACTCATTGGTTTTGCCGGACCACGCGTGGTCAAGGAAACCATCAAACGAGACCTACCTGAAGGGTTTCAACGTTCTGAATTTTTACTGGAAAATGGTTTTCTCGATTTTATTATCGACCGAAAAGATCTTAAAAATACCTTGTCAGATCTCATTGAGCTTACTTTTCCCAATGCTGTCGAAGAGTAA
- the dapB gene encoding 4-hydroxy-tetrahydrodipicolinate reductase → MRICLIGYGKMGKAIEHIALERGHQISGRISNANASDLLPALKDSDLAIEFTRPESAIAHLQICAIEKIPVVCGTTGWLKEWDSIKHNILENEGALVYSSNFSVGVQLFFSINKKLAEWMAKHPNYHCSIKEIHHIHKLDAPSGTAISLANDILQVHPSYKDWQLENSFSDHLLPIQSIRENEVVGTHFVKYQSEIDEIEIKHEAFTRTGFAKGAVLAAEWVLDKKGVYTMLDVLDLNAI, encoded by the coding sequence GTGAGAATTTGCTTAATCGGATATGGAAAAATGGGCAAAGCCATTGAACACATTGCTTTGGAAAGAGGACACCAAATAAGTGGTCGCATCTCAAATGCCAATGCTTCTGACTTATTGCCGGCTTTAAAAGATTCAGACCTTGCTATTGAATTTACAAGACCTGAATCTGCTATTGCACATTTGCAAATATGTGCAATAGAAAAAATTCCGGTGGTTTGCGGCACTACCGGTTGGCTCAAAGAATGGGATTCCATTAAACACAATATACTTGAAAATGAAGGTGCATTAGTGTATTCTTCTAATTTTAGTGTGGGTGTACAATTGTTTTTCAGCATTAATAAAAAATTAGCCGAATGGATGGCCAAGCATCCCAATTATCATTGCTCCATAAAAGAAATTCACCACATACATAAATTGGATGCACCGAGTGGCACTGCGATAAGTTTGGCAAACGATATCCTTCAAGTACACCCTTCCTACAAAGATTGGCAATTGGAAAATTCTTTTTCTGATCATTTACTTCCCATTCAATCCATTCGCGAAAATGAAGTCGTAGGAACTCATTTTGTTAAATATCAATCTGAAATTGACGAAATAGAAATCAAACATGAAGCTTTTACTAGAACTGGATTTGCAAAAGGGGCAGTACTTGCTGCTGAGTGGGTCCTTGATAAAAAGGGAGTATATACCATGTTAGATGTATTGGACCTCAATGCAATATAA
- a CDS encoding ABC transporter permease: MLVLSILAVIIAISLIVYKAPVDPASLQFGQRTDPEALNKLRQQYFLDRPYYIQVLKYLEDISPVQIAHSNDNRLKEYQYATLFQLKHQRLILKWPYLRKSYVSGESVSNLIREAFPSTLLLGAAALVFAFVVGMILGILAALFRNTGIDQSILSVSTLFYSVPSYISAIIFALIFGYYLRDYTGLPIQGSVFGLDDFGNEITDWSKLILPSIALGIRPIAMICQMTRASLIEALNEPYILTARAYGIKKF; the protein is encoded by the coding sequence TTGTTAGTGTTGTCTATTCTGGCTGTGATTATCGCCATTAGTCTGATTGTTTATAAGGCTCCGGTCGATCCTGCCAGTCTTCAATTTGGCCAGCGAACAGATCCGGAAGCATTGAATAAGCTCAGGCAACAATATTTTTTAGATAGGCCTTATTATATACAAGTCCTCAAATATTTGGAGGATATTAGTCCTGTTCAGATCGCGCATTCAAATGATAATCGTCTAAAGGAATATCAGTATGCCACACTTTTTCAATTAAAACATCAGAGGCTTATTTTAAAATGGCCATATTTACGGAAATCTTATGTAAGTGGAGAGTCTGTTTCAAATTTAATTAGAGAAGCATTTCCTTCAACACTTTTGTTAGGAGCTGCAGCACTTGTATTTGCTTTTGTCGTAGGGATGATATTGGGAATTTTGGCAGCGCTTTTTAGAAATACCGGAATCGATCAATCGATCTTAAGTGTTTCAACATTGTTTTATAGTGTGCCGAGTTATATTTCAGCGATTATTTTTGCTTTGATATTTGGATATTACTTAAGGGACTATACTGGATTACCTATTCAAGGGTCTGTATTTGGATTGGATGATTTTGGAAATGAAATTACAGATTGGAGTAAACTCATTTTGCCGTCAATTGCATTAGGAATCAGACCAATAGCTATGATTTGTCAAATGACGAGGGCATCGCTTATAGAAGCATTGAATGAACCCTATATTTTAACTGCCAGGGCTTATGGTATTAAAAAATTCTAA
- a CDS encoding outer membrane beta-barrel protein produces MNKYFLSFIVLFFGFNAKSQLNLLVYGGLHSVDVKASDFIITNQSTLDSFQFALEKASYGYHFGIGLQLKFNHFYIQPELQFNSNKANFKVKDFSVPNTLDSIKSEKYQYIDLPVIIGFKAGLIRLYAGPVAHFFIHNSSELFDVGGYDDKFETATFGYQAGLGFDIGFIGIDIKHEGNFSKYGEHVTFFGKKLKFDKNASRLLGTISFKF; encoded by the coding sequence GTGAATAAATATTTTTTAAGCTTTATTGTACTTTTTTTTGGGTTTAATGCTAAATCACAGTTAAACCTGCTCGTTTATGGAGGTCTGCACAGTGTGGATGTAAAAGCATCTGATTTTATAATTACCAATCAGTCTACCTTAGATTCTTTTCAATTTGCTTTGGAAAAAGCGTCTTATGGTTATCATTTTGGCATTGGTCTCCAATTAAAATTCAATCATTTTTATATTCAACCTGAATTGCAATTCAACTCTAATAAAGCTAACTTTAAAGTAAAGGATTTCTCCGTTCCCAATACCCTTGATTCCATCAAATCCGAAAAATATCAATACATCGATCTACCTGTAATTATAGGATTCAAAGCCGGACTCATTAGATTATACGCTGGACCTGTTGCGCATTTTTTTATTCATAATTCATCAGAGCTTTTTGATGTTGGTGGTTATGATGATAAATTTGAAACTGCTACATTTGGATACCAGGCTGGCCTGGGTTTTGACATCGGTTTTATTGGAATTGATATCAAACATGAAGGAAATTTCAGTAAGTACGGAGAACACGTTACTTTTTTTGGAAAAAAACTGAAGTTTGATAAAAATGCTTCACGCTTGTTGGGGACGATAAGTTTTAAATTTTAA
- the bshC gene encoding bacillithiol biosynthesis cysteine-adding enzyme BshC, translating to MKKLKLNFQTIQADQLSGLSKFDLHYIYQPEALEPIIGASSYQQQITRALKERQSFQGRQEIMDLLLAQYKDTHNCQLTLDNIRKLIQPNCFTVICAHQPCIFGGPLYWIYKILSTIAYCRQLKKEYPDNEFIPIYFSGNEDHDFDEINHLYIFNKKIQWNEIPGKAVGRLTTHNLTQVIHELMEVFKANTFAQQFLEEELHIVQNSSNYASYFRHFTTKLFSNYGLIYFDPDDPLAKEKLIPILLQELSEQFIYSSTKQSSELLLQQGFQLQVNPRELNLFYHHSSGRKRIVKLSAHHFSLVDNTKTWTLDEIQLEVKLHPENFSPNVMLRPIYQEILFPNVAFIGGGAEINYWMQLYSSFAAIHVSFPALIRRHSLWYIDQAMSQKIQKSGILKLDFFKSKNELEAQLLATHENISPVPAKAFQDIEDVLLKIKQLISSLDASTQSSIAAEIQKMIKSKEHIEQKIRKYQKSKFDTELQVIYKIKDQLFPEGIPQERHFNFLAYYFQFGELYFDVLLERLEMHATEMLIAEEQEAQD from the coding sequence ATGAAAAAATTAAAACTCAATTTTCAAACGATTCAAGCAGACCAATTATCAGGTCTCAGCAAGTTTGATCTGCATTACATTTATCAACCGGAGGCACTGGAACCCATTATCGGCGCGAGTTCCTACCAGCAGCAAATAACGCGGGCTTTGAAAGAAAGGCAAAGCTTTCAAGGACGGCAGGAAATTATGGATCTCCTGTTGGCGCAATATAAGGATACGCACAATTGTCAACTTACTTTAGATAATATCCGCAAACTTATTCAGCCAAATTGTTTTACAGTCATCTGTGCTCATCAACCTTGTATTTTTGGAGGACCCTTGTATTGGATTTACAAGATTTTGTCAACGATTGCTTATTGCCGTCAGCTCAAAAAAGAATACCCTGATAACGAATTTATCCCTATCTATTTTTCAGGAAATGAGGATCACGATTTTGATGAAATTAATCATCTCTATATTTTTAATAAAAAAATTCAATGGAATGAAATTCCTGGGAAAGCCGTTGGCAGATTAACTACCCATAATTTAACTCAAGTAATACATGAATTAATGGAGGTATTCAAAGCGAATACTTTTGCACAACAATTTCTGGAAGAAGAACTCCATATTGTTCAAAATTCCAGCAACTATGCTTCCTATTTCAGACACTTTACAACGAAGTTATTCAGCAACTACGGATTGATCTATTTTGATCCGGATGATCCGCTAGCAAAAGAAAAATTGATACCCATTCTACTACAGGAACTTTCTGAACAATTTATCTACAGTTCCACCAAACAAAGTAGCGAACTGCTACTCCAACAAGGCTTCCAACTTCAGGTAAACCCCAGAGAATTAAATTTATTTTATCACCATTCCAGCGGCAGAAAACGGATTGTAAAATTAAGTGCACATCATTTTTCTCTTGTCGATAATACAAAAACATGGACTTTGGATGAAATTCAATTGGAAGTTAAATTACATCCTGAAAACTTTAGTCCGAATGTAATGCTCCGTCCTATATACCAGGAAATACTTTTCCCCAATGTTGCATTTATTGGTGGTGGAGCAGAAATTAATTATTGGATGCAATTATACAGTTCATTTGCAGCCATTCATGTATCGTTTCCTGCTTTGATAAGAAGACATTCATTATGGTATATAGACCAAGCCATGTCTCAAAAAATCCAAAAATCCGGAATTCTTAAATTAGATTTTTTTAAGTCTAAGAATGAATTGGAAGCACAACTTCTGGCTACTCATGAAAATATATCTCCGGTACCTGCAAAAGCTTTTCAAGATATTGAAGATGTACTTTTAAAAATAAAGCAACTGATCTCTTCACTCGATGCTTCTACGCAATCAAGTATTGCCGCTGAAATCCAAAAAATGATTAAATCCAAAGAGCACATCGAGCAAAAAATCAGAAAATACCAAAAATCTAAATTTGATACAGAATTACAAGTCATCTATAAAATAAAAGATCAATTATTCCCAGAAGGAATTCCGCAGGAAAGGCATTTTAATTTCCTGGCTTATTATTTCCAATTTGGTGAATTATACTTTGATGTATTACTGGAGCGCCTGGAAATGCATGCCACCGAAATGTTAATCGCAGAAGAGCAGGAAGCTCAAGATTAA
- the yajC gene encoding preprotein translocase subunit YajC, producing MSVLILYIVLFGIMYVFFILPRQKQQKAQNKFLTEIKKGDQVVTQSGIIGRITKVEDLVVELQLDSKSFIKVLKSSVSKEGTDALKDKYQLEL from the coding sequence ATGAGCGTCTTAATTTTATATATTGTTTTGTTTGGAATCATGTACGTATTCTTTATACTTCCGCGTCAAAAACAGCAAAAGGCCCAAAACAAATTTTTGACTGAAATAAAGAAAGGCGACCAAGTAGTAACCCAGTCAGGAATTATTGGTCGAATCACTAAAGTAGAAGATCTCGTAGTTGAATTACAACTCGATTCCAAATCTTTTATTAAAGTATTAAAGTCTTCTGTATCAAAAGAAGGGACTGATGCATTAAAAGATAAATACCAACTTGAACTGTAA
- a CDS encoding exonuclease domain-containing protein — protein sequence MYSIILDLEATCWNETIQNREQEIIEIGACRVDPYGKIENTFSRLIRPQKYPLLSSYCKQLTGIEQNDLDRAKKFEIVFDEFLNWCEYDEGNSLRIFTWGKTDLQLLTNACEIANLEMDWLEEFIDMKAVFARIKGLPKRVGLDKALLIENFEFEGNRHRALPDALNLAKIFVRYFEEFNE from the coding sequence ATGTATTCTATTATTCTCGATTTAGAGGCTACTTGTTGGAACGAAACAATTCAAAATCGGGAACAGGAAATTATTGAAATCGGAGCTTGTCGTGTAGATCCTTATGGTAAAATTGAAAATACATTTTCAAGGCTGATAAGACCTCAGAAATATCCACTTTTATCTTCTTACTGTAAGCAACTAACAGGTATCGAACAAAATGATTTGGACCGTGCAAAGAAATTTGAAATCGTTTTTGATGAATTTTTAAACTGGTGTGAATATGACGAAGGCAATTCCTTACGTATATTTACCTGGGGTAAAACAGATCTGCAACTCCTTACGAATGCTTGTGAAATAGCTAATTTGGAAATGGATTGGTTGGAAGAATTTATAGATATGAAAGCCGTTTTTGCAAGAATTAAGGGATTGCCTAAAAGGGTAGGCTTGGACAAGGCCTTGTTGATAGAAAATTTTGAGTTTGAAGGAAATCGGCATCGAGCGTTGCCAGATGCATTAAATCTCGCAAAAATATTTGTGAGATATTTCGAGGAATTTAATGAGTAA
- a CDS encoding DUF1573 domain-containing protein yields MQKNFGEATRGDTLEHHFNVYNNGLDTLNILEMSPSCPCIIANINQNKIAPNDSAIIHVFYHTATKMGYDEKELLVKSDGFPPQLTIRLTAEIRANSHK; encoded by the coding sequence TTGCAAAAAAACTTTGGCGAGGCCACCAGAGGTGATACCCTTGAGCATCATTTTAATGTTTATAATAATGGCTTAGATACACTCAACATCCTCGAAATGAGTCCCTCTTGTCCCTGTATCATTGCCAATATAAATCAAAATAAAATTGCTCCAAATGATTCAGCTATAATTCATGTTTTCTATCACACTGCGACAAAAATGGGCTATGATGAAAAAGAATTATTAGTCAAGAGCGATGGATTTCCTCCACAGCTAACCATTCGACTTACTGCCGAGATTCGGGCGAATAGTCACAAATAG
- the trxB gene encoding thioredoxin-disulfide reductase — protein sequence MNIIHNTIIIGSGPAGYTAAIYAARANMNPLLFTGIEPGGQLMITTEVENYPGYPNGIQGPKMMDDFMNQALRFNTQIKYEVITKVDFSGPIHSIWTESGEEFKAHSIIISTGASAKWLGIDSEKRLMNKGVSACAVCDGFFFKGLKVAVVGGGDTAAEEASYLSKLCPEVHLLVRKDSMRASKIMQERVMNNPVIKMHWNTEIEEIKGNEEVESIKLRNNISGETSEIEVKAAFIAIGHSPNSKSFEGWIDMDEQNYIKTIPGSSKTNISGVFACGDVQDRIYRQAVTAAGSGCMAALDAERYLAEHGLI from the coding sequence ATGAATATCATACACAACACCATCATCATTGGGTCAGGACCAGCTGGATACACCGCTGCCATATATGCTGCGAGAGCAAATATGAATCCTCTTTTGTTTACAGGCATTGAGCCGGGAGGGCAACTTATGATTACTACCGAAGTTGAAAATTATCCGGGTTACCCCAATGGAATTCAAGGTCCAAAAATGATGGATGATTTTATGAATCAGGCTTTGCGGTTCAATACCCAGATTAAGTACGAAGTCATTACTAAAGTCGATTTTTCAGGTCCTATACATTCTATTTGGACAGAGAGTGGCGAAGAATTTAAAGCACATTCGATTATTATTTCTACAGGTGCCAGCGCCAAGTGGTTAGGTATTGATTCTGAAAAAAGGCTCATGAACAAAGGAGTATCTGCCTGTGCTGTTTGTGATGGCTTTTTCTTTAAAGGTCTAAAAGTTGCAGTTGTTGGAGGTGGAGATACAGCAGCAGAGGAGGCTTCATACCTATCTAAACTATGCCCCGAGGTACATCTATTGGTTCGTAAGGATTCGATGCGAGCTTCTAAAATTATGCAAGAACGCGTAATGAACAATCCTGTCATCAAAATGCATTGGAATACGGAGATTGAAGAGATTAAGGGGAATGAAGAAGTTGAAAGTATCAAATTGAGAAATAATATAAGTGGTGAAACTTCTGAAATCGAAGTAAAAGCAGCATTTATTGCAATTGGACACAGCCCAAATTCAAAATCTTTTGAAGGATGGATTGATATGGATGAGCAAAATTATATTAAGACCATACCAGGCAGCTCAAAGACCAACATCAGTGGCGTTTTTGCATGTGGTGATGTGCAGGATAGAATTTACAGACAAGCGGTTACTGCTGCCGGATCAGGCTGTATGGCCGCACTCGACGCAGAGAGATATCTCGCTGAACATGGATTGATTTGA
- a CDS encoding YihA family ribosome biogenesis GTP-binding protein, protein MQVEFMGSFPSYSKIPEGTMPEISFWGRSNVGKSSLINMLCHRKQLAKVSGVPGKTQAFVQYLIDSNWLLMDLPGYGYAKVSKKLKAHWTFEIPKYLKNRSNLCLLNLLVDASIPPQEIDLETMRYLAKLEVPFYIIFTKTDRCSKSQLKKFKMEMENEMLKDWETTPPIFEVSAYTSSGKIELLDSFQSILKQIIEN, encoded by the coding sequence ATGCAAGTCGAATTTATGGGATCATTTCCCAGCTATTCCAAAATACCGGAAGGCACTATGCCTGAAATCAGTTTTTGGGGGCGTTCCAATGTAGGTAAAAGCAGCCTTATTAATATGCTTTGCCATCGCAAGCAATTGGCAAAAGTATCTGGGGTTCCGGGTAAAACACAGGCATTTGTGCAATATTTGATCGATTCAAACTGGCTTTTAATGGATTTGCCGGGTTATGGTTATGCCAAAGTTTCTAAAAAACTCAAAGCACATTGGACCTTTGAAATTCCTAAATATTTAAAAAACAGAAGCAATCTTTGTTTGTTGAATTTGTTAGTAGACGCATCAATACCACCTCAGGAGATTGATCTGGAAACTATGCGATATTTAGCTAAACTTGAAGTGCCTTTTTATATTATATTTACGAAAACAGATAGATGTTCAAAGTCACAACTGAAGAAATTTAAAATGGAAATGGAGAATGAAATGTTAAAAGATTGGGAGACCACGCCACCAATTTTTGAAGTGAGTGCATATACGTCCAGTGGCAAAATTGAACTCCTGGATTCTTTTCAATCGATTTTGAAACAAATTATTGAAAACTGA
- the dnaG gene encoding DNA primase — protein MILRKSIDAVVETARIEDVARDYVDLKPRGSNLIGLCPFHKEKTPSFYVSASKNIYKCFGCGKGGNPVQFLMEVEQLTFPEAIRQLAKKYQIQLEETQRTEENIAEEKELESLHIINQLALEHFKSNLWTNPIGRSVALSYLKQRGYSESTIEKFDLGFALDDVDDLLQFAMQKGYKAEFLQKLGLANQNNRDFFRNRLIFPIHNSTGKPIAFAGRIFSSDSKVAKYINSPETELYQKSKTLYGLHLAKKSIRDKNQCILVEGYTDVISLSQAGIENVVASSGTSLTEEQIQAIKRITPNIMILYDGDPAGIKAATRGVDLILRENMNVKIAVIPDNEDPDGYIQKQGSTAFEQFLTQNAVDFILFKLNSQIQEIQNDPVKKSTAIHDIIRSISMIPDSIKRSIYIKETAAITKVDEQSLIETCNKLLHEQQKQKSFQEKRIALDRDEQILKELSSKETVQGKAQTFIAGSDEFQEKDICRILILYGHLWYEETQGISYASYIIENIADTLPFFDNEIYKSLILDISGLLSDGELPDLNYYLNHTNKTFAELALDFSFNKYDYSSNWSEKLGIFLHTQNEPDLNFASDVTQSILRFKLKKYNKAITDFESKIKSSELSEEELEIELKSHQYIIQQRNYIAGLLRTVIIQ, from the coding sequence ATGATCCTTCGTAAATCTATAGATGCTGTCGTTGAAACCGCGAGAATAGAAGATGTAGCCAGAGACTATGTTGACCTCAAACCACGTGGTTCAAACTTAATCGGATTATGCCCTTTCCATAAAGAAAAGACACCTTCGTTCTATGTATCTGCTTCGAAAAATATTTATAAATGTTTTGGATGTGGAAAAGGAGGCAATCCTGTACAGTTTTTAATGGAAGTAGAGCAACTTACTTTTCCTGAAGCAATTCGCCAGTTGGCAAAGAAGTACCAGATTCAATTGGAAGAAACCCAACGCACTGAAGAAAATATTGCTGAAGAAAAAGAACTCGAAAGCCTACATATCATTAACCAATTAGCATTGGAACATTTTAAAAGCAATTTATGGACGAACCCTATAGGTAGATCTGTTGCGTTGTCTTATTTGAAACAAAGAGGATATTCTGAATCCACCATTGAAAAATTTGACTTAGGTTTTGCATTAGATGATGTCGATGATTTACTTCAGTTTGCAATGCAGAAAGGATATAAAGCTGAATTTTTGCAAAAATTGGGGCTGGCAAACCAAAACAACAGAGACTTTTTTCGGAACAGACTGATATTTCCCATTCATAATTCTACCGGAAAGCCCATTGCATTTGCAGGAAGAATATTTTCGAGTGATTCCAAAGTAGCGAAGTATATTAATTCGCCTGAAACCGAACTCTATCAAAAGAGCAAAACGCTTTATGGTCTGCATCTTGCAAAAAAAAGCATTCGAGATAAAAATCAATGCATATTGGTAGAAGGGTATACAGATGTCATTTCACTTTCGCAAGCAGGCATAGAAAATGTAGTAGCCTCTTCGGGCACATCACTCACCGAAGAGCAAATACAAGCCATTAAAAGAATAACACCCAATATCATGATTCTTTATGATGGAGACCCGGCAGGCATTAAAGCCGCAACGCGAGGTGTTGATCTGATTCTTCGGGAAAATATGAATGTAAAAATTGCTGTCATCCCCGATAATGAAGATCCCGACGGGTATATCCAAAAACAAGGTTCTACTGCATTTGAACAATTTCTAACGCAGAATGCTGTCGACTTTATCCTTTTTAAATTAAATAGCCAGATTCAGGAAATCCAAAATGATCCTGTTAAAAAATCAACGGCAATTCACGACATCATACGCAGTATTTCGATGATTCCGGATTCCATAAAAAGATCGATCTACATCAAAGAAACTGCGGCCATTACAAAAGTTGATGAACAAAGTCTGATCGAAACTTGCAATAAACTATTGCATGAACAACAAAAACAAAAGTCCTTTCAGGAAAAGAGAATTGCTTTAGATCGAGACGAACAAATTCTCAAAGAACTTTCTTCAAAAGAAACAGTCCAAGGTAAAGCACAAACTTTTATTGCCGGTTCTGATGAATTTCAAGAAAAAGATATTTGCAGGATTTTAATTTTATATGGCCATCTTTGGTATGAAGAGACACAGGGTATTTCTTACGCTAGTTATATCATTGAAAACATTGCAGATACACTACCCTTTTTCGACAATGAAATCTATAAGAGCCTGATTTTAGATATATCCGGTCTCCTCAGTGATGGAGAGTTACCTGATTTGAATTATTATCTGAATCATACAAACAAAACATTTGCTGAATTAGCTTTGGATTTTTCATTTAATAAATATGATTATAGTTCGAATTGGTCTGAAAAACTTGGAATCTTTCTTCATACACAGAATGAGCCTGATCTTAATTTTGCTTCCGACGTTACGCAATCAATTCTAAGATTCAAACTTAAAAAATACAACAAGGCTATTACGGATTTCGAGTCTAAAATTAAATCAAGTGAATTGAGTGAAGAAGAACTTGAAATCGAATTAAAATCACATCAATATATCATTCAACAACGCAATTACATTGCCGGATTATTGAGGACAGTCATCATACAATAA
- a CDS encoding ABC transporter permease subunit, producing the protein MVLKNSKVLFRQVFPNAWNPIITTLSGWLASLLTGAFFVEYVFNFRGLGDLTIQSLSQFDVPVVLGCCVVTVSVFIVTNLFVDILYSLTDPRIKI; encoded by the coding sequence ATGGTATTAAAAAATTCTAAAGTACTTTTTCGACAGGTATTTCCGAATGCATGGAATCCAATTATCACGACATTGAGTGGTTGGCTGGCATCTTTGTTGACCGGCGCTTTTTTTGTAGAATATGTATTTAATTTCAGAGGATTGGGCGATTTAACCATTCAGAGTTTGAGTCAGTTTGATGTACCTGTGGTTTTAGGTTGTTGTGTAGTCACGGTAAGTGTATTCATTGTAACAAATCTGTTTGTTGATATTTTATATTCACTTACAGATCCAAGGATTAAAATTTAA